In the genome of Streptosporangium lutulentum, one region contains:
- a CDS encoding toprim domain-containing protein, which translates to MTSSSAIETERSVVRLNFWAQNFYRAQLARSRWGCSFLRERGVSPAQVSSWQIGYAPAGRRTLVEHLQRRGAHPVAIEEAGLAIRDGDGVLIDLFRDRLMLAFHASTGAVIGFIGRARDPISASSRPAPPKYLNTPETRLFHKGEVLFGLDEGRHRLRRGAHPVIVEGPFDVMAINLASADHVGVAPCGTQLTPAHLAALTHAAPLEDCGLSMAFDGDRAGREALLRSYTQVFAAVPAATALAFPDDSDPAAFGAQYGPKALAAFLRRPVALADLVLDLTLRILTARSQPSNLRPPYPEERLAVLRGAVAVIATLPSHQVAQQVARLSQALNVDHHLVTEALINTSAHRSWEPFPLPKARLPAPRRSPPPMPQQLFPTRRPPSRRSLHRGRPPTRRRPRLPLGAYPQPSTTFVSFRTRHRSIDDAIFHRLPWVCHVVSGRHARAVAASTGNRQRDGHRPPVRCDVLAVGSLAKRMAGGSSRL; encoded by the coding sequence ATGACGAGCTCTTCTGCCATCGAGACCGAGCGCTCTGTTGTCCGATTGAACTTCTGGGCTCAGAACTTCTATCGCGCTCAGCTCGCCCGTAGCCGCTGGGGTTGTAGCTTCCTGCGTGAGCGGGGAGTGTCGCCTGCGCAGGTGAGCAGCTGGCAGATCGGCTATGCCCCCGCCGGCCGTCGCACTTTGGTGGAGCACCTGCAGCGTCGCGGTGCCCATCCGGTCGCCATCGAAGAAGCCGGTCTTGCCATCCGCGACGGCGACGGCGTCCTGATCGATCTGTTCCGAGACCGTCTCATGCTCGCTTTTCACGCGTCGACCGGTGCCGTCATCGGTTTCATCGGACGGGCCCGCGACCCCATCTCGGCCAGCTCACGCCCTGCACCGCCCAAATACCTCAACACCCCCGAGACCCGGCTATTTCACAAAGGGGAGGTGCTGTTCGGCCTTGATGAAGGACGGCACCGGCTGCGCCGCGGGGCTCACCCTGTCATCGTCGAAGGGCCCTTCGACGTGATGGCCATCAACCTGGCCAGCGCCGACCACGTCGGCGTCGCCCCGTGCGGGACCCAGCTCACCCCGGCGCATCTGGCGGCCCTGACCCACGCCGCACCCTTGGAGGACTGCGGGCTTTCGATGGCCTTCGACGGTGACCGCGCCGGCCGCGAGGCGCTATTGCGCAGCTACACGCAGGTCTTCGCCGCCGTTCCGGCTGCCACCGCTTTGGCCTTTCCCGACGACAGCGATCCCGCTGCCTTCGGGGCCCAGTATGGACCGAAAGCTCTTGCGGCGTTCTTGCGGCGTCCGGTAGCCCTGGCCGACCTGGTCCTCGACCTCACCCTGCGCATCCTCACCGCTCGCTCTCAACCGTCAAACCTGCGGCCGCCGTACCCGGAAGAACGTCTGGCCGTACTGCGCGGGGCCGTCGCGGTGATCGCCACGCTGCCATCTCATCAGGTGGCCCAGCAGGTAGCCCGCCTTAGCCAGGCCCTGAACGTCGATCACCATCTGGTCACCGAGGCGCTCATCAATACCAGCGCGCATCGATCCTGGGAGCCGTTTCCTCTCCCAAAAGCCCGCTTGCCGGCTCCGCGGCGCTCGCCTCCACCCATGCCGCAGCAGCTTTTCCCCACGCGCCGACCACCCAGCCGGCGATCTCTTCACCGCGGGAGACCACCCACACGGCGGCGGCCCCGTTTGCCGCTTGGCGCCTACCCGCAGCCCAGTACCACCTTCGTCTCCTTCCGAACACGGCACAGGAGCATTGATGACGCCATATTTCACCGACTCCCATGGGTATGTCACGTTGTATCTGGGCGACATGCGCGAGCTGTTGCCGCATCTACCGGAAACCGCCAGCGCGATGGTCACCGACCCCCCGTACGGTGTGACGTCCTTGCCGTGGGATCGCTGGCAAAACGGATGGCTGGAGGCAGTAGCCGACTCTGA
- a CDS encoding DNA-methyltransferase, producing MVTDPPYGVTSLPWDRWQNGWLEAVADSDISSLWCFGSMRMFLEHAQEFAATRWKMSQDVVWEKHNGSSFHADRVRRVHEHVLHFYRGPWSKVWKQPQTTPDAVAKTARRKARPPHMGDIGGGEFTSYDGGPRLLRSVVRMRSMHGRARHPTEKPIGLLAPLIRYVAAPGETIIDPFCGSGSALEAALLTGHRAIGIESHEPYAEIAALRLSQNIFLNDNYSGDAS from the coding sequence ATGGTCACCGACCCCCCGTACGGTGTGACGTCCTTGCCGTGGGATCGCTGGCAAAACGGATGGCTGGAGGCAGTAGCCGACTCTGACATCAGCTCACTGTGGTGTTTCGGGTCCATGCGGATGTTTCTCGAGCACGCGCAGGAGTTCGCCGCAACGCGCTGGAAGATGTCTCAGGACGTGGTCTGGGAAAAGCACAACGGCTCCAGTTTCCACGCCGACCGTGTCCGGCGTGTACACGAACACGTCTTGCATTTCTACCGGGGTCCGTGGTCGAAGGTATGGAAGCAACCGCAGACCACACCGGATGCCGTCGCCAAAACGGCTCGGCGCAAAGCGCGGCCCCCGCACATGGGCGACATCGGCGGGGGTGAGTTCACCAGCTACGACGGCGGACCTCGGCTGTTGCGCTCGGTGGTGCGGATGCGCTCGATGCACGGCCGGGCCAGACACCCCACCGAGAAGCCGATAGGGCTCCTGGCGCCCCTCATCCGATATGTCGCGGCCCCAGGAGAAACGATTATCGATCCGTTTTGCGGGAGCGGATCCGCGCTGGAAGCCGCACTACTCACCGGACATCGCGCCATCGGCATTGAGTCTCACGAACCTTACGCCGAAATAGCGGCCTTACGCCTGTCTCAGAACATTTTCCTTAACGATAATTACTCAGGAGATGCTTCATGA